The genomic window CCGAGCGACTTGAGCATGACCTCCATGCGCTCGTTCGCGGACAGCGGCAGCCACTTGAGGCTGTCGTCGCACCACGTGTACGAGAGGCAGATGACGGCCGGCTTGTCGGGGCCCTCGTCCAGGAGATAGGTGCCGCGGGTCATGCGGTCGGTGAGCGTCATCGACATGACGTCCCGGCCGGTCTGCTCGTCCTTGTCCAGCCAGAAGGGCCGGTCGACGGGGACGAAGAGCTTGCTGGACTCCATGTAGTGGGTCCGCTCCATCGCCGTCCAGTGGTCGATGGGGAAGAGCGAGTCGTCGCACGCGATCTTGGACAGCAGCATCCACGACTGGGCGGTGAAGATCGCCGCCTGGTAGGTGCGGATGTCGCCGGTCGCGTCGGTGACGGTGATCCGGTTGCCGGCGGTGCGGTGCAGCCGGGTCACGGCGGGCCGCGGCGCGCCGTCGTGCAGCGTGGCGAGGGAGGTGCCCTGGGCCCAGTGGACGATCTTCTCGGGCTCGCGCTCCCACAGCCGCAGCGGCAGCTGCTGGGAGCCGCCGACGATGCCGCGGTGGTGGTCGTCGGCCTCGGTGTAGACGACGCGGAGGATCTCCAGGATGGAGTTGGGGAAGTCGGTGTCCCAGCCGCCGGTGCCGAAGCCGACCTGGCCGAAGATCTCGCGGTGCCGGAAGGACTTGAAGGCCTCGGAGTCGCAGAGGAACCCGTAGAAGGTCTGGTTGTCGAGCTTCTCGACGAGCTTCGCCCAGATCTCGCGGATGCGCGGGACGTCGCGCTCGCGCATGGCGCGGTTCATGTCGGAGAAGTCCGCGCCCTCCTCCAGGCAGGCGTTCCACGCGTTCATCACGTCGCGGTAGACCTGCGGCAGGTCGTCGATGGTCTCCGCGTAGTGCGACTCGCCCTTGAGGTCGACGACGGTCGACGGGGTGGACTCGGCGAGCGGGTTGGGGAACGGCCGGGTCTCCAGGCCCACCAGGTCGATGTAGTGCTGGAGTGCGGTCGAGGAGGGCGGGAAGCGCATGGCGCCCATCTCGGCCGTCAGCTCGTCGGTGCCGGTGCCCTCGAAGCCGACCGTGCGGAGCCGGCCGCCGATCTGGTCCGCCTCGTAGACGACGGGCTTGAGGCCCATCTTCATCAGCTCGTACGCGGCGATGATGCCGGAGAGCCCGCCGCCGATGACGGCGACCTCGGTGCCGTGCCCGGTCGCGGGTATCTGGCCGAGGCCGGCCGGGTGGGCGAGGAAGTCGTCGTACGCGTACGGGAAGTCCGGCCCGAACATGGTGATGGGCGGCTGCGCGTCGGAGTGCGGGACGGCGGTGGGCACCGTGGACGTCATGGGGCTCTGGCTCCTGCTGTTCTGGCGTGCTGCGGGGTCAGCGGGTGAGGGACGCGTACAGGCCGGGACGGCGGTCGCGCAGATACGGGTTGGCGGCGCG from Streptomyces sp. FIT100 includes these protein-coding regions:
- a CDS encoding NAD(P)/FAD-dependent oxidoreductase translates to MTSTVPTAVPHSDAQPPITMFGPDFPYAYDDFLAHPAGLGQIPATGHGTEVAVIGGGLSGIIAAYELMKMGLKPVVYEADQIGGRLRTVGFEGTGTDELTAEMGAMRFPPSSTALQHYIDLVGLETRPFPNPLAESTPSTVVDLKGESHYAETIDDLPQVYRDVMNAWNACLEEGADFSDMNRAMRERDVPRIREIWAKLVEKLDNQTFYGFLCDSEAFKSFRHREIFGQVGFGTGGWDTDFPNSILEILRVVYTEADDHHRGIVGGSQQLPLRLWEREPEKIVHWAQGTSLATLHDGAPRPAVTRLHRTAGNRITVTDATGDIRTYQAAIFTAQSWMLLSKIACDDSLFPIDHWTAMERTHYMESSKLFVPVDRPFWLDKDEQTGRDVMSMTLTDRMTRGTYLLDEGPDKPAVICLSYTWCDDSLKWLPLSANERMEVMLKSLGEIYPKVDIRKHIIGNPVTVSWENEPYFMGAFKANLPGHYRYQRRLFTHFMQDRLPADKRGIFLAGDDISWTAGWAEGAVQTALNAVWGVMHHFGGATDSTNPGPGDVFDEIAPVELPED